A genome region from Anastrepha ludens isolate Willacy chromosome 3, idAnaLude1.1, whole genome shotgun sequence includes the following:
- the LOC128856406 gene encoding signal peptidase complex subunit 1, translating to MFNIQTHMDYEGQHKAEKFSRFIITLFGIVGLIWGAIIQQFSQTVYILGAGFLLASIITIPPWPIYRRHPLNWQKPRNIEPPASSGDEGKKKKK from the exons atgtttaacatacaaacacatatg GATTATGAGGGCCAACATAAAGCGGAGAAATTCTCTCGCTTTATCATTACACTTTTCGGCATCGTTGGCCTTATTTGGGGCGCTATAATTCAACAATTTTCGCAAACTGTTTACATTCTGGGGGCAGGATTTTTGTTGGCATCTATT ATTACTATTCCACCGTGGCCAATTTACCGCCGCCATCCACTGAACTGGCAAAAACCACGTAATATCGAACCACCTGCAAGTAGTGGTGACGagggaaagaagaagaagaaataa